One window of Thermacetogenium phaeum DSM 12270 genomic DNA carries:
- a CDS encoding HD-GYP domain-containing protein, which produces MFEINKKTRSFQISLTEIRQKAPLTLKCRLLLHNLAEKDVNTYVHSCFTGQLAAVLGAALELSEKTVVDLYIAGLLHDLGKILVPRSILLKEAALTGEEYAIVRQHVDDGIRMLSYQQLSATVVNAIKYHHERWDGKGYPHGLDGRQTPIEGRILQIADAFSAMTTKRAYRDPLSTEEAVEEIRRNRSSQFDPELADLFIEACQKSPAHFTASEAVFPL; this is translated from the coding sequence GTGTTTGAGATAAACAAGAAGACCCGCAGTTTTCAAATCTCTCTCACAGAGATCCGGCAGAAGGCTCCCCTCACCCTCAAATGCCGGCTGCTGCTGCACAACCTGGCGGAAAAAGACGTCAACACCTACGTCCACTCCTGCTTCACCGGACAGCTTGCGGCCGTCCTGGGTGCCGCCCTGGAGCTTTCCGAAAAAACCGTGGTTGATTTGTACATCGCCGGTCTCCTGCACGACCTCGGAAAGATACTCGTTCCCCGCAGCATCCTGCTCAAAGAAGCCGCCCTGACCGGGGAGGAATACGCCATCGTCAGGCAGCACGTCGACGACGGGATCAGGATGCTCTCCTACCAGCAGCTTTCGGCGACGGTGGTAAACGCCATCAAGTACCATCACGAACGCTGGGACGGGAAGGGCTACCCCCACGGGCTGGACGGTCGGCAGACCCCGATCGAAGGGCGCATCCTGCAGATCGCCGATGCCTTCTCCGCCATGACCACAAAGAGGGCCTACCGGGATCCCCTCTCCACGGAGGAGGCGGTGGAGGAAATCAGGAGAAACAGAAGCTCCCAGTTCGACCCCGAGCTTGCCGACCTCTTTATCGAGGCCTGCCAAAAGTCCCCCGCCCACTTTACGGCGTCAGAAGCAGTTTTCCCGCTCTGA
- the radA gene encoding DNA repair protein RadA: protein MGRTKTVFFCGECGYEAGKWLGRCPACGAWNSFCEAPGRQKRQGFSFLPAARQAPEPLTTAAPDAVEERLPGRFGELDRVLGGGIVPGSVALLGGAPGIGKSTLLLQLAAQAAERHGIVLYVSGEESRRQVQMRARRLKLSSERLYFLAETDLEGICRAVEELSPVLLIIDSIQTTFHPDLPLAAGSVGQLCRCTAELVRLAKSRNIACFLVGHVTKEGNLAGPRVLEHMVDVVLSFEGERHQNLRLLRAVKNRFGATDEVAVFAMGEGGLEEVENPSAIFLAGRSGGVPGSVVVAALEGTRPILVEIQALVCPAAYGSPRRAATGVDYNRVVLIAAVLEKRVGLALAGQDIYVGVVGGLRIGEPAADLGIALALASSYRNAAVDREMVVAGEIGLTGEVRAVGYMDQRLKEAARLGFRRVLVPWRNLDLQKKYPDLEFTGVKTVRDALDQAICQC from the coding sequence TTGGGGCGGACGAAAACGGTCTTTTTCTGTGGGGAGTGCGGCTATGAGGCCGGAAAGTGGTTGGGACGCTGTCCCGCCTGCGGTGCCTGGAACTCCTTTTGTGAAGCCCCTGGGCGGCAGAAGAGGCAGGGGTTTTCCTTTTTGCCCGCCGCCCGGCAGGCGCCGGAACCCCTGACCACCGCGGCTCCCGATGCTGTAGAGGAGCGCTTGCCCGGCCGTTTCGGGGAGCTGGACAGGGTGCTCGGGGGCGGGATCGTGCCCGGCTCGGTGGCACTCCTCGGCGGCGCCCCCGGGATCGGAAAGTCCACCTTGCTCCTGCAGCTGGCCGCACAGGCGGCGGAAAGGCACGGGATCGTTTTGTACGTCTCCGGGGAGGAGTCGCGGCGGCAGGTTCAGATGCGGGCGCGGCGCTTGAAGCTCTCCTCCGAGCGCCTTTATTTCCTGGCAGAAACCGATCTCGAGGGGATCTGCCGGGCGGTTGAGGAGCTCTCGCCGGTCCTGTTGATCATCGACTCGATTCAGACGACCTTTCACCCCGATCTCCCGCTGGCGGCGGGGAGCGTCGGGCAGCTCTGCCGGTGCACCGCCGAACTCGTTAGGCTGGCCAAGAGCCGTAATATTGCCTGCTTTCTCGTCGGCCACGTTACCAAAGAGGGGAACCTGGCCGGCCCCCGGGTGCTGGAGCATATGGTGGACGTTGTTCTTTCCTTCGAGGGGGAGCGCCACCAGAACCTGCGGCTCCTGCGCGCCGTCAAAAACCGCTTCGGGGCGACGGATGAGGTGGCCGTTTTCGCCATGGGGGAAGGGGGGCTGGAGGAGGTGGAGAACCCTTCAGCCATTTTTCTGGCCGGACGCAGCGGAGGGGTTCCCGGTTCGGTGGTGGTGGCGGCGCTGGAGGGAACGCGCCCGATCCTGGTGGAGATCCAGGCTCTGGTCTGCCCGGCCGCCTACGGGTCACCCCGCCGAGCGGCGACCGGGGTCGACTATAACAGGGTTGTGCTCATAGCCGCCGTGCTGGAGAAGCGCGTCGGGCTCGCCCTTGCCGGTCAGGACATCTACGTCGGCGTGGTGGGCGGTTTGCGGATCGGGGAACCTGCGGCCGATCTGGGGATAGCCCTCGCTCTGGCCTCCAGCTACCGGAACGCCGCCGTCGACCGGGAAATGGTGGTGGCGGGGGAGATCGGGCTGACAGGTGAGGTGCGGGCGGTGGGCTATATGGATCAGAGATTGAAGGAAGCAGCGCGTCTGGGGTTCAGGCGGGTGCTGGTGCCGTGGCGCAACCTGGACCTTCAGAAAAAATACCCGGACCTGGAGTTTACCGGGGTTAAGACGGTCAGGGACGCGCTCGATCAAGCCATTTGTCAGTGTTAG
- the disA gene encoding DNA integrity scanning diadenylate cyclase DisA codes for MKEERFQLLEEDVAVLDERPKEEKAPKGKGQKEAPVREVKEEKPDKKEPREEKKEPIDEKGDGLTGPLKMVAPGTALREGLDSVLRAKTGALIVVGDAPEVLRFVEGGFHIDTEFTPAGLYELAKMDGAIVLSRDARRILYANAQLIPDPSIPSEETGIRHRTAERFARQTGALVIAISQRRGVITLYKGAERYSLQDISVILSKANQAVQTLEKYKGVLDKALINLTALEFEDLVTVYDVARVVQRGVMVLQVVKELENYICELGTEGRLITMQVEELLANVREELCCVIRDYLDDEGKNAEDVLRVVSSWPPDDLLDLTGISRILGYGASSSILDLSVYPRGYRILQRIPRLPAQIVENLIRTFKNLQNILKASIEELDDVEGIGEVRAKAIKNGLHRLQEQVMLERYMG; via the coding sequence TTGAAAGAGGAACGGTTTCAGCTGCTTGAAGAGGATGTAGCCGTGCTGGATGAGAGGCCGAAGGAGGAGAAGGCGCCGAAAGGGAAGGGGCAGAAGGAAGCCCCGGTGCGGGAGGTGAAGGAGGAAAAGCCGGATAAGAAGGAGCCGCGCGAGGAGAAGAAAGAGCCCATAGATGAGAAGGGTGACGGCTTGACCGGGCCCTTGAAGATGGTGGCCCCAGGCACCGCCCTGCGGGAGGGGCTGGACAGCGTTCTCAGGGCGAAGACAGGGGCTTTGATCGTCGTCGGGGATGCCCCGGAGGTGCTGCGCTTCGTGGAGGGAGGCTTCCACATCGACACCGAATTCACCCCGGCCGGCCTTTACGAACTGGCCAAGATGGACGGGGCGATCGTCCTCAGCCGCGATGCCCGGCGTATCCTCTACGCCAACGCCCAGCTCATCCCCGACCCGTCGATCCCATCTGAGGAAACCGGGATCAGGCACCGCACCGCGGAGAGGTTCGCCCGCCAAACGGGAGCCCTGGTGATCGCCATCTCTCAGCGGCGCGGCGTGATCACCCTCTACAAGGGTGCCGAACGATACAGCCTGCAGGACATCAGCGTTATCCTGTCCAAGGCGAACCAGGCCGTCCAGACCCTGGAAAAGTACAAGGGGGTGCTCGATAAGGCCCTCATCAACCTGACTGCTTTGGAGTTTGAGGACCTGGTCACAGTCTACGACGTTGCCCGCGTCGTCCAGCGCGGGGTGATGGTTCTGCAGGTGGTGAAAGAGCTGGAGAATTACATCTGCGAACTGGGCACTGAAGGGCGCCTGATCACCATGCAGGTGGAGGAGCTGCTGGCCAACGTGCGGGAGGAGCTCTGCTGCGTAATCCGGGACTACCTCGACGACGAGGGGAAAAACGCGGAGGATGTGCTTCGGGTTGTCTCCTCCTGGCCGCCGGACGACCTGCTCGATCTTACCGGCATCAGCAGGATATTAGGCTACGGGGCCTCATCCAGCATCCTTGACCTTTCCGTTTACCCGCGCGGCTACCGCATATTGCAGAGAATCCCGCGGCTGCCTGCCCAGATCGTCGAAAACCTGATCCGCACCTTCAAGAACTTGCAGAACATTTTAAAGGCCTCCATTGAGGAGCTCGACGACGTGGAGGGGATCGGGGAGGTCAGGGCCAAGGCCATTAAAAACGGCCTGCACCGCCTCCAGGAGCAGGTGATGCTGGAGAGGTACATGGGATAA
- a CDS encoding CarD family transcriptional regulator, with translation MFQIGDRVVHPMHGAGIVEALERRGEKNEVYYVLRLFAGNLKVLVPADKVETIGVRRVISEAEIAKVLRVLGKKDQGKPLLNWNHRYRANLEKIRTGNVFAVAEVVRTLMRQELKKGLSSGEKRMLESAFQILSSELVLAGKLDKSKVESMIKDAVAQG, from the coding sequence ATGTTTCAGATAGGGGATCGAGTTGTGCACCCGATGCACGGTGCCGGGATTGTCGAGGCTCTGGAAAGGCGGGGGGAGAAGAATGAGGTTTATTACGTTCTCCGTCTTTTTGCCGGGAATTTAAAGGTGCTGGTCCCGGCGGATAAGGTTGAGACGATCGGAGTGCGGCGGGTTATCAGTGAAGCCGAGATCGCCAAGGTTCTCAGGGTGCTCGGGAAAAAGGATCAAGGGAAGCCCCTTCTCAACTGGAACCACCGCTACAGGGCGAATCTGGAGAAAATCCGGACGGGGAACGTTTTCGCCGTTGCCGAAGTCGTCCGCACGCTGATGCGCCAGGAGTTGAAAAAAGGGCTGTCTTCGGGAGAGAAAAGGATGCTGGAAAGCGCCTTTCAGATATTGAGCAGCGAACTGGTTCTGGCGGGAAAGCTGGACAAGTCGAAGGTAGAATCGATGATCAAAGATGCTGTTGCTCAAGGGTAG
- a CDS encoding PIN/TRAM domain-containing protein, with the protein MLQKVIRILLTLIGAGIGFSLNYLLIRLDFVQSLAAGEGFAWYALVGLLTLVAGAVTYLAAPRLIELTLQMVSFFEGTLQRTPLQDLLGGALGLIVGLVIANLLGAPFSNLPWIGPFIPIVASIILGYLGLSVGLKKKEELAGLFSFIKIGSKQGRGEGGKSTYKVLDTNVIIDGRIADICKTGFLEGTLLVPRFVLEELQHIADSSDVLRRNKGRRGLDILNQMRKEQGIKIEIRDFEGLDRKDVDSGLIQICKRLDCPVVTNDYNLNKVAELVGIKVLNINDLANAVKPLFLPGEEIDGVDVIRDGKEAGQGIAYLEDGTMIVIEGGKKYIGERISVVVTSVLQTSAGRMIFAKPKVNLKDTAAGRHYHEVKVIG; encoded by the coding sequence ATGCTTCAGAAGGTTATCAGAATACTCCTTACGCTGATCGGGGCAGGAATCGGCTTTTCTTTGAATTATCTGTTGATAAGACTTGATTTTGTGCAGTCGCTGGCTGCGGGGGAGGGCTTCGCCTGGTACGCCTTGGTTGGTCTGCTGACGCTGGTGGCAGGTGCGGTAACTTATCTCGCAGCCCCCCGCCTGATCGAGCTGACGCTGCAGATGGTTTCTTTCTTCGAAGGGACGCTGCAGCGCACACCGCTGCAGGATTTGCTGGGGGGTGCTCTCGGACTCATCGTCGGCCTGGTTATCGCTAATCTCCTCGGAGCTCCTTTTTCTAATCTTCCCTGGATAGGCCCCTTCATCCCCATCGTTGCCAGCATCATCCTGGGCTATTTGGGCCTGAGCGTGGGCTTGAAGAAGAAGGAGGAGCTGGCCGGCCTCTTTTCCTTCATTAAAATCGGCAGCAAGCAGGGGCGAGGAGAGGGAGGCAAGAGCACTTATAAGGTACTGGATACCAATGTCATCATTGACGGCCGGATTGCGGACATCTGCAAGACCGGTTTTCTCGAAGGGACGCTGTTGGTGCCCCGCTTCGTGCTGGAGGAGCTGCAGCACATCGCCGATTCCTCGGATGTGCTCCGCCGCAATAAGGGCAGGCGCGGGCTGGACATCCTCAATCAGATGCGCAAAGAGCAGGGGATTAAAATCGAAATTCGCGACTTTGAGGGGCTGGACCGGAAGGACGTTGATTCCGGCCTCATCCAGATCTGTAAGCGGCTCGACTGCCCGGTGGTGACCAATGACTACAACCTGAACAAGGTGGCGGAGCTCGTCGGGATTAAGGTCCTCAACATCAACGACCTCGCCAACGCCGTCAAGCCTCTCTTTCTCCCCGGTGAGGAGATCGACGGGGTTGACGTGATCAGGGACGGCAAGGAGGCGGGGCAGGGAATTGCCTACCTGGAGGACGGCACCATGATCGTCATCGAAGGCGGGAAGAAGTACATCGGGGAGCGCATATCGGTGGTGGTCACCAGCGTTCTGCAGACCTCGGCAGGGCGGATGATCTTCGCCAAGCCGAAGGTCAACTTGAAGGATACGGCCGCCGGTCGCCACTACCATGAGGTGAAGGTGATTGGATAA
- the ispD gene encoding 2-C-methyl-D-erythritol 4-phosphate cytidylyltransferase, which yields MDKVGGLIVAAGRGVRMGAPLNKVFLPLGGRPLLLYSVRLFEESPFISTYVVVAAPEEVGFCRTLLSSCSPDKLAGVVAGGETRQESVANGLRALPEDCSFVVVHDGARPLLSRDVLEGAVQRAFDCGAVVVGVPVKDTVKVVEQGGVTATPPRSSLWIAQTPQVFRRSLLSRALEAAGEAGFQGSDDSSLVERLGVRVEMFRGGYENIKITTPGDLVIAESLLAGAKGAAGEAQERGEEGRRIGLGYDVHPFCAGRPLILGGVEIPGETGLAGHSDADVLLHALMDACLGAAGLPDIGSQFPPGEPRWKDASSLALLAVVAGLLDEAGYRVAQVDLVVAAERPRLGRYLEGMKERIAAVLGIPRTAVGLKATTTEGLGFVGRGEGIAAWAVATVMPKKIRPPSPGGRG from the coding sequence TTGGATAAGGTCGGAGGTCTCATCGTTGCTGCCGGGAGGGGGGTGCGGATGGGCGCCCCCCTCAACAAGGTTTTCCTTCCCTTAGGCGGCCGTCCGCTGCTCCTGTACAGCGTCCGCCTTTTCGAAGAGTCCCCCTTCATCTCCACCTACGTGGTGGTTGCCGCACCCGAGGAGGTGGGATTCTGCCGGACGCTACTTTCTTCCTGCAGCCCCGACAAACTGGCCGGGGTCGTCGCGGGAGGGGAGACCAGGCAGGAGTCGGTGGCCAACGGACTGCGGGCGCTTCCGGAGGACTGTTCCTTCGTGGTCGTCCACGACGGAGCGCGGCCGCTCCTCTCCAGGGATGTGCTGGAGGGGGCGGTTCAACGCGCCTTTGACTGCGGCGCCGTTGTGGTCGGCGTGCCGGTGAAGGACACCGTCAAGGTGGTGGAGCAGGGGGGGGTGACGGCTACCCCGCCGCGGTCCTCTTTGTGGATCGCCCAGACACCACAGGTCTTCCGCCGCTCCCTGCTCTCTCGGGCGCTGGAGGCCGCCGGGGAGGCCGGGTTTCAGGGAAGCGACGATTCCTCCCTGGTGGAGCGGCTGGGGGTGCGGGTGGAGATGTTCCGGGGTGGCTACGAGAACATCAAGATAACCACCCCCGGCGACCTGGTGATCGCCGAGTCTCTTCTGGCCGGGGCTAAGGGGGCGGCCGGGGAGGCGCAGGAGCGAGGGGAAGAGGGGAGGCGCATCGGGCTCGGTTACGACGTCCACCCCTTCTGCGCGGGGCGGCCCCTGATCCTGGGTGGGGTGGAGATCCCCGGGGAGACCGGGCTGGCCGGGCATTCCGACGCCGACGTCCTCCTGCACGCCCTGATGGATGCTTGCCTCGGCGCGGCCGGGCTTCCCGACATCGGCAGCCAGTTTCCCCCCGGGGAACCCCGCTGGAAAGATGCTTCCAGCCTGGCCCTGCTCGCCGTCGTCGCCGGGCTCCTCGATGAAGCAGGCTACAGGGTGGCTCAGGTCGACCTGGTGGTGGCGGCGGAAAGGCCGCGGCTCGGCCGCTACCTGGAGGGGATGAAGGAGCGGATCGCCGCGGTATTGGGTATACCCCGCACGGCGGTCGGCCTCAAAGCGACGACGACCGAAGGTTTGGGCTTCGTAGGAAGGGGGGAGGGGATTGCCGCCTGGGCAGTGGCCACCGTGATGCCAAAGAAAATCCGCCCTCCCTCGCCAGGAGGGCGGGGTTAG
- a CDS encoding sigma-54 interaction domain-containing protein yields the protein MRKRLRARGHLAKYDFSDILGESEKIKDAIEKAKRFGKVDATVLIYGETGTGKEFFAHAIHNVSSRKNGPFIAVNCAAMPESLLESELFGYAEGAFTGAKKGGKRGLFEAADGGTIFLDEISEMSDKLQTRLLRVLQEYEIMRLGDNRVIRIDVRVIAATNRNLHKMVAEKLFRADLFYRINVLTLVIPSLRERREDIPVLVDHFLHLFNRKFGKNIKGVERRGMELLAAHDWPGNIRELKNIMERLVILSDGEYIPAELVAESLYTSSEWRPTEPVRQGQPDVTPGQRRISRLEEEAIREALIAAKGNKKKAAALLGISRTTLWRRLKKLQRGEHQ from the coding sequence ATGCGCAAGAGGCTGCGCGCCCGCGGCCATCTGGCCAAGTATGACTTCAGCGACATCCTGGGGGAAAGCGAAAAGATCAAGGACGCCATCGAGAAGGCGAAGCGCTTCGGGAAGGTGGACGCAACCGTCCTTATTTACGGGGAAACGGGCACGGGAAAGGAATTCTTCGCCCACGCCATCCACAACGTCAGCTCCCGGAAAAACGGCCCCTTCATCGCCGTCAACTGCGCCGCCATGCCGGAAAGCCTTCTGGAAAGCGAGCTCTTCGGCTACGCCGAGGGAGCCTTTACCGGCGCCAAAAAAGGGGGGAAAAGAGGGCTTTTCGAAGCGGCGGACGGGGGCACCATCTTCCTCGACGAGATCAGCGAAATGTCCGACAAGCTGCAGACGAGGCTGCTGCGGGTGCTCCAGGAATATGAAATCATGCGCCTGGGGGACAACCGCGTGATCAGGATCGACGTCCGGGTAATCGCCGCCACCAACCGCAATCTGCACAAAATGGTTGCGGAAAAACTCTTCCGGGCGGATCTCTTTTACCGCATCAACGTGCTGACGCTGGTCATCCCTTCACTCAGGGAGCGGCGCGAGGACATCCCGGTGCTGGTTGACCACTTTCTCCACCTCTTCAATAGAAAGTTCGGCAAGAACATCAAAGGCGTAGAACGGCGGGGAATGGAGCTCTTAGCTGCCCACGACTGGCCGGGGAACATCAGAGAACTGAAGAACATTATGGAGCGCCTGGTCATCCTCAGCGACGGGGAATACATACCTGCGGAACTGGTGGCGGAATCCCTCTACACCTCTTCGGAATGGCGCCCGACGGAACCGGTCAGACAGGGCCAGCCGGACGTCACCCCGGGACAGCGGAGGATCTCCCGCCTGGAGGAGGAGGCCATCAGAGAGGCTCTGATCGCCGCCAAAGGGAATAAGAAAAAGGCCGCCGCCCTCCTGGGGATCAGCAGAACCACCCTCTGGCGCCGGCTGAAAAAACTCCAACGCGGAGAGCACCAATAA
- the pspAA gene encoding PspA-associated protein PspAA, which produces MIIRVLTEGQYRLDGNALAELDAMDDSLLDAVGAGDEQQFAERLRQVVELVQTRGKRIPDDELVESDLVIPAPDTTLEEARELFAGYPRNLR; this is translated from the coding sequence ATGATCATCAGGGTTCTGACAGAAGGGCAGTACCGGCTGGACGGAAACGCCCTGGCGGAGCTGGACGCCATGGACGACTCCCTCCTCGACGCCGTCGGCGCCGGGGACGAGCAGCAGTTTGCGGAGCGCCTGCGGCAGGTGGTGGAATTGGTGCAGACCAGGGGCAAAAGGATCCCCGACGATGAACTCGTAGAATCCGACCTGGTTATCCCTGCCCCCGACACCACCCTGGAGGAAGCAAGAGAGCTCTTCGCCGGATATCCCCGCAACCTGCGCTGA
- a CDS encoding PspA/IM30 family protein: MGLLARISTVFKAKINKVLDQMENPHETLDYSYEKQVELLQKVRRNITNVAASKKRLELQVVKLKSDLNKLDGQAKEALRQGREDLARLALERKVQIEQQIQDLEQQVADLNKEQEKLTQVENRLRAKVEAFRTKKEVIKARYSASEAQVKIGEAMTGLSEELADVGMAIERAERRTEEMQARASAIDELIASGVLEEPLGEKDPVEAELKKMQAAGRVEDELSRLKKEVSEG, translated from the coding sequence ATGGGACTTTTGGCGCGCATATCGACGGTTTTCAAGGCCAAGATCAACAAAGTGCTCGACCAGATGGAAAATCCCCACGAAACCCTGGATTACTCCTACGAAAAACAGGTCGAGCTGCTGCAGAAGGTGAGGCGGAACATCACCAATGTCGCCGCTTCCAAGAAAAGGCTGGAACTGCAGGTAGTCAAGCTTAAAAGTGACCTCAACAAGCTCGATGGGCAGGCGAAGGAGGCCCTGCGGCAGGGGCGGGAAGACCTCGCCCGGCTGGCCCTGGAGCGCAAGGTACAGATCGAGCAGCAGATCCAGGATCTCGAGCAACAGGTCGCAGACCTCAACAAGGAACAGGAAAAGCTCACCCAGGTGGAGAACCGCCTGCGGGCGAAGGTAGAGGCCTTCCGCACCAAGAAGGAGGTCATAAAGGCCCGTTATTCCGCCTCCGAGGCCCAGGTGAAGATCGGCGAAGCCATGACCGGCCTCTCGGAGGAGCTGGCCGACGTCGGCATGGCCATTGAGCGAGCGGAACGGAGGACCGAAGAAATGCAGGCCCGGGCCTCCGCCATCGATGAGCTGATCGCCAGCGGGGTGCTGGAAGAGCCGCTGGGAGAGAAGGACCCCGTTGAAGCCGAACTCAAGAAAATGCAGGCGGCGGGCCGCGTCGAAGACGAGCTCTCCCGCCTGAAGAAGGAAGTGAGTGAGGGATGA
- the pspAB gene encoding PspA-associated protein PspAB, which yields MGFLDALFGKSRPPKARLEKLFALSTAAVPFAELGWTPAGRCGLTLKPATSLDFRSAAEELKELLHLAVKETKTRMEIRDDEYRYRWLLFEDPDWDDLVALVHMAAQTLADNGYDTQLLAAVFPFKGPGGEKLYIIYNYKRGSFYPYLPTGKEGRDHNTELRLFTLLEKELPWEKDVSFWYPIRNCPV from the coding sequence ATGGGTTTCCTGGACGCCCTCTTCGGGAAGAGCAGGCCGCCGAAGGCGCGGCTCGAAAAGCTGTTCGCCCTCTCCACCGCCGCCGTCCCCTTCGCCGAGCTGGGCTGGACACCGGCCGGCAGGTGCGGGCTGACCCTGAAGCCCGCCACAAGCCTCGACTTCCGGTCGGCGGCTGAGGAGCTGAAAGAGCTCCTGCACCTGGCGGTGAAGGAGACTAAGACCAGAATGGAGATCCGCGACGACGAATACCGCTACCGGTGGCTGCTCTTCGAAGACCCGGACTGGGACGACCTGGTGGCCCTGGTGCACATGGCCGCCCAAACCCTTGCTGATAACGGCTACGACACCCAGCTCCTGGCGGCGGTCTTCCCCTTTAAAGGGCCTGGAGGTGAAAAGCTTTACATCATCTACAACTACAAGCGGGGTTCCTTCTATCCCTACCTTCCCACCGGCAAAGAGGGCCGGGACCACAACACCGAACTGCGGCTCTTCACCCTGCTCGAAAAAGAACTCCCCTGGGAAAAGGATGTCAGCTTCTGGTACCCCATCCGCAACTGCCCGGTATAG
- the htpX gene encoding zinc metalloprotease HtpX, with amino-acid sequence MKRERFPVDYGLTARMIFTMFLLAALYLFFGLVLWYAGIGFTGIVFFVGIMLFIQYYFSDRLVLLSTGAREVSPQEAPQLHAMVERLSVLADVPKPRVAVMPTSIPNAFATGRSPRNAVVAVTAGLMQRLTEPEVEAVLAHEMSHIKNRDVAVMTIASFFATVASFIVQNFFFYGGFLDRDREDRGGAMLVYLVSLLVWLISFFLIRALSRYREFAADRGAAFLTGSPGLLSSALMKISGIMQRFPERDLRQAEGMNAFFIIPALRGESFAELFSTHPSLERRIAYLQELERQMRG; translated from the coding sequence ATGAAAAGAGAGCGCTTCCCCGTAGACTACGGTTTGACTGCCAGGATGATCTTCACCATGTTCCTGCTGGCGGCTCTGTACCTCTTCTTCGGCCTTGTCCTCTGGTACGCCGGCATCGGCTTCACCGGCATCGTCTTCTTCGTCGGGATCATGCTCTTCATCCAGTACTACTTTTCCGACCGGCTGGTGCTCCTGAGCACGGGAGCCAGAGAGGTCTCCCCGCAGGAGGCGCCGCAGCTGCACGCCATGGTGGAGCGCCTGTCGGTGCTCGCCGACGTCCCCAAACCGCGAGTGGCAGTCATGCCCACCTCCATACCCAATGCCTTCGCCACCGGGAGGAGCCCCCGCAACGCCGTTGTGGCGGTAACTGCGGGGCTCATGCAGCGCCTAACCGAGCCGGAGGTCGAAGCCGTGCTGGCCCACGAAATGAGCCACATCAAAAACAGAGACGTGGCGGTGATGACCATCGCCAGCTTCTTCGCAACCGTGGCCTCCTTCATCGTCCAGAACTTCTTCTTCTACGGCGGCTTCCTCGACCGCGACCGGGAGGACCGCGGCGGGGCGATGCTCGTCTACCTCGTCTCTCTTCTGGTCTGGCTGATCAGCTTCTTCCTGATCCGGGCGCTCTCCCGCTACCGGGAGTTCGCGGCCGACCGGGGGGCGGCCTTTCTGACCGGTTCGCCGGGGCTGCTCTCCAGCGCCCTCATGAAGATCAGCGGCATCATGCAGCGCTTCCCGGAGCGCGACCTGCGCCAGGCGGAGGGCATGAACGCCTTCTTCATCATCCCCGCCCTGAGAGGGGAATCCTTCGCCGAACTGTTCTCCACCCACCCCTCCCTGGAGCGGCGCATCGCCTACCTGCAGGAACTGGAACGGCAGATGAGGGGATAA